One stretch of Pseudomonas fluorescens Q2-87 DNA includes these proteins:
- the rpoE gene encoding RNA polymerase sigma factor RpoE, translated as MLTQEEDQQLVERVQRGDKRAFDLLVLKYQHKILGLIVRFVHDTHEAQDVAQEAFIKAYRALGNFRGDSAFYTWLYRIAINTAKNYLVSRGRRPPDSDVSSEDAEFYDGDHGLKDLESPERALLRDEIEGTVHRTIQQLPEDLRTALTLREFDGLSYEDIASVMQCPVGTVRSRIFRAREAIDKALQPLLQEN; from the coding sequence ATGCTAACCCAGGAAGAGGATCAGCAGCTGGTCGAACGCGTGCAACGCGGCGACAAGCGAGCTTTCGATCTGCTAGTGCTGAAATACCAGCACAAAATTCTCGGGTTGATCGTGCGTTTTGTGCACGACACCCATGAAGCCCAGGACGTTGCCCAAGAAGCCTTCATCAAGGCCTACCGCGCGCTTGGTAATTTTCGCGGGGATAGCGCGTTTTATACGTGGCTTTACCGCATCGCCATTAACACGGCGAAAAACTATCTGGTTTCACGCGGCCGCCGGCCGCCGGATAGCGATGTAAGTTCCGAAGATGCAGAGTTCTACGATGGCGATCACGGCCTCAAGGATCTCGAGTCACCGGAACGAGCGTTGCTGCGGGATGAGATCGAAGGCACTGTCCATCGAACCATCCAGCAACTGCCCGAAGATTTGCGTACGGCTTTAACTTTACGTGAATTCGACGGTCTGAGTTACGAGGACATTGCGAGCGTCATGCAGTGTCCGGTGGGTACCGTGCGCTCCCGGATTTTCCGCGCTCGGGAGGCCATCGATAAAGCCCTGCAACCGTTGTTGCAGGAAAACTGA
- a CDS encoding YgfZ/GcvT domain-containing protein, whose translation MADSAFFCTLSHEGVLAVRGVDAGKFLQGQLTCNLNYLSDSRASLGARCTQKGRMQSSFRILLEGDGVLMAMASELLEPQLADLKKYAVFSKSKLTDESAAWVRFGLENADKALISLGLELPTETDSVVRREALLAIRVSPGRAELWAPVAQAQTLKAHLRAELAEADLNGWLLGQIRAGIGQVMPATRELFIPQMLNLQAVGGVSFKKGCYTGQEIVARMQYLGKLKRRLYRLQLDASELPEPGTALFSPTHGSSVGEVVMAARAERNIELLAVLQAEAAEDDNLHLGALEGPSLQLLDLPYELDRDREIQR comes from the coding sequence ATGGCTGATTCCGCTTTTTTCTGCACCCTGTCCCACGAAGGCGTTCTCGCGGTCCGCGGCGTGGATGCCGGCAAATTCCTGCAGGGCCAACTGACCTGCAACCTCAACTACCTGAGCGACAGCCGGGCCAGCCTCGGTGCCCGTTGCACTCAGAAAGGCCGGATGCAATCGAGTTTCCGCATCCTGCTCGAAGGCGACGGCGTGCTGATGGCCATGGCCAGCGAATTGCTCGAACCGCAACTGGCGGACCTGAAAAAATACGCCGTGTTCTCGAAATCCAAGCTCACTGACGAAAGCGCAGCCTGGGTTCGCTTCGGCCTGGAGAATGCCGATAAGGCCCTGATCAGCCTGGGCCTCGAACTGCCGACCGAAACGGACAGCGTGGTTCGTCGTGAAGCCCTGCTCGCGATCCGCGTCTCTCCGGGCCGCGCCGAACTGTGGGCGCCGGTCGCACAGGCGCAGACACTGAAGGCCCATCTGCGCGCCGAACTGGCCGAGGCGGACCTGAACGGCTGGCTGCTGGGTCAGATCCGCGCCGGCATCGGCCAGGTCATGCCCGCGACCCGCGAGTTGTTCATCCCGCAGATGCTCAACCTGCAAGCCGTTGGCGGCGTGAGTTTCAAGAAGGGTTGCTACACCGGCCAGGAAATCGTCGCCCGCATGCAGTACCTGGGCAAGCTCAAGCGACGCCTGTATCGGCTGCAACTGGACGCCAGCGAATTGCCTGAACCGGGCACCGCATTGTTCTCCCCCACCCACGGCAGTTCCGTCGGCGAAGTGGTGATGGCGGCCCGTGCCGAGCGAAACATTGAACTGCTGGCGGTGTTGCAGGCCGAAGCAGCGGAAGATGACAATCTGCACCTCGGTGCTCTGGAAGGCCCAAGCCTTCAACTGTTGGACCTGCCTTACGAACTGGACCGCGACCGCGAGATCCAGCGTTGA
- a CDS encoding succinate dehydrogenase assembly factor 2 translates to MVEDVELNRLYWHSRRGMLELDVLLVPFVKEVYPHLNEVDRACYVRLLECEDQDMFGWFMERSESEDPELQRMVRMILDRVQPK, encoded by the coding sequence ATGGTCGAAGATGTAGAACTCAATCGCCTCTACTGGCACAGCCGTCGCGGCATGCTTGAGCTGGACGTGTTGCTGGTGCCGTTCGTGAAAGAGGTGTATCCCCATCTCAATGAAGTGGACCGTGCGTGCTACGTTCGCCTGCTCGAATGCGAGGATCAGGACATGTTCGGCTGGTTCATGGAGCGCAGCGAATCCGAGGATCCGGAGCTGCAACGCATGGTCCGGATGATTCTGGACCGTGTCCAGCCCAAGTAA
- the nadB gene encoding L-aspartate oxidase has translation MSQQFQHDVLVIGSGAAGLSLALTLPEHLRIAVLSKGDLANGSTFWAQGGVAAVLDDTDTIESHVNDTLDAGGGLCDPQAVRFTVEHSKEAIQWLIDQGVPFTRDEQSGTEDGGFEFHLTREGGHSHRRIIHAADATGAAIFKTLLAQARQRPNIELLEQRVAVDLITEKRLGLDGDRCLGAYVLNRGTGEVDTYGARFVILASGGAAKVYLYTSNPDGACGDGIAMAWRSGCRVANLEFNQFHPTCLYHPLAKSFLVTEALRGEGAHLKLPNGERFMQRFDSRAELAPRDIVARAIDHEMKRLGIDCVYLDISHKPEAFIKSHFPTVYERCLEFSIDITKQPIPVVPAAHYTCGGVMVDQFGRTDVPGLYAIGETSFTGLHGANRMASNSLLECFVYARSAASDILEQLPQIAIPAALPSWDATQVTDSDEDVIIAHNWDELRRFMWDYVGIVRTNKRLQRAQHRVRLLLDEIDEFYSNYKVSRDLIELRNLAQVAELMIRSAMERKESRGLHYTLDYPNLLPEALDTILVPPTYAG, from the coding sequence ATGAGCCAACAGTTCCAACACGATGTTCTGGTAATCGGCAGCGGCGCCGCCGGATTGAGCCTTGCACTGACTTTGCCGGAGCATCTGCGCATCGCAGTGCTGAGCAAGGGCGACCTGGCCAACGGTTCGACGTTCTGGGCCCAGGGCGGCGTCGCCGCCGTGCTGGATGATACCGATACCATTGAATCCCACGTCAACGACACCCTCGATGCCGGTGGCGGCCTGTGCGATCCGCAGGCGGTGCGTTTCACGGTAGAGCACAGCAAGGAAGCCATCCAATGGCTGATCGACCAGGGCGTGCCCTTCACCCGTGACGAGCAGTCCGGCACCGAAGACGGTGGTTTCGAATTTCACCTGACCCGCGAAGGCGGCCACAGCCACCGACGCATCATTCACGCGGCCGATGCCACTGGTGCGGCCATCTTCAAGACCCTGCTCGCCCAAGCCCGGCAGCGACCGAATATCGAATTGCTGGAGCAGCGCGTCGCGGTCGACCTGATCACTGAAAAACGCCTGGGCCTGGACGGTGATCGTTGCCTGGGCGCCTACGTGCTCAATCGCGGCACCGGCGAAGTCGACACCTACGGGGCGCGCTTCGTCATCCTGGCGTCTGGTGGCGCAGCGAAAGTCTATCTCTACACCAGCAACCCCGACGGCGCCTGTGGTGACGGTATCGCCATGGCCTGGCGTTCGGGTTGCCGGGTGGCGAACCTGGAATTCAACCAGTTCCACCCCACTTGCCTCTATCACCCGCTGGCCAAGAGCTTTCTGGTGACCGAGGCGCTGCGAGGCGAAGGCGCGCACCTGAAGCTCCCCAACGGCGAACGCTTCATGCAACGCTTCGACTCCCGCGCCGAACTGGCACCGCGGGACATCGTGGCCCGCGCGATCGACCATGAAATGAAGCGCCTGGGGATCGATTGCGTCTACCTGGACATCAGCCACAAGCCCGAAGCGTTCATCAAGAGCCATTTCCCGACGGTGTACGAGCGCTGCCTGGAGTTTTCCATCGACATCACCAAGCAACCGATCCCGGTGGTACCGGCGGCGCATTACACCTGTGGCGGGGTGATGGTCGACCAGTTCGGCCGCACCGATGTTCCGGGCCTGTACGCCATTGGCGAGACCAGCTTCACCGGCCTGCATGGCGCCAACCGCATGGCGAGCAATTCGCTGCTCGAATGTTTCGTCTATGCACGCTCGGCGGCGTCGGACATCCTCGAGCAATTGCCGCAGATCGCCATTCCAGCCGCCCTGCCCTCGTGGGATGCCACCCAGGTCACCGACTCGGACGAAGACGTGATCATCGCGCACAACTGGGACGAGTTGCGACGTTTCATGTGGGACTACGTGGGCATCGTGCGCACCAACAAGCGCCTGCAACGGGCGCAGCATCGGGTGCGCCTGCTGCTGGATGAAATCGACGAGTTCTACAGCAACTACAAAGTCAGCCGCGACCTGATCGAATTGCGCAATCTGGCCCAGGTGGCCGAATTGATGATTCGCTCGGCCATGGAGCGCAAGGAGAGTCGGGGGCTGCATTACACCCTCGACTATCCGAACCTGCTGCCGGAGGCACTGGATACTATTCTGGTGCCGCCCACCTACGCCGGCTGA
- a CDS encoding protein YgfX, with protein MSSPSNRFECRWQASGQLLAAYLVAQAFALGSLFLLSVPYGFITLGVALCLAHGAWVLPRHILLTHRQAFRGLRRNAAGWQLWSRADGWQAVQLRPDSLALPLIVVLRFRLQGERQVRSLCVPRDALAPDVHRRLRVRLRFSRRRWAAPE; from the coding sequence GTGTCCAGCCCAAGTAATCGCTTCGAATGCCGCTGGCAAGCCTCCGGGCAGTTGCTGGCGGCCTACCTCGTGGCCCAGGCGTTCGCCCTGGGTTCGTTGTTCCTGTTGTCTGTCCCTTACGGGTTCATCACGCTTGGCGTCGCCTTGTGCCTGGCCCATGGGGCCTGGGTACTGCCACGGCATATCCTGCTGACCCATCGCCAAGCTTTTCGGGGCTTGCGTCGCAATGCCGCGGGTTGGCAGCTCTGGAGCAGGGCCGATGGCTGGCAAGCCGTCCAGTTGCGTCCAGATAGCCTGGCGCTGCCGCTGATCGTCGTGTTGCGTTTTCGCTTGCAGGGCGAGCGGCAGGTCCGCTCGCTGTGCGTGCCCCGCGACGCGCTGGCGCCGGATGTGCACCGGCGCTTGCGGGTGAGGCTCAGGTTCAGCCGGCGTAGGTGGGCGGCACCAGAATAG